The Coccinella septempunctata chromosome 6, icCocSept1.1, whole genome shotgun sequence genome segment GACAAAACGGGGTATAAAAGTCGGAAGAAATATTCAGGCATAAAACGGTCGTAAATGCGGTTTTCCTGGATTCCTGCGCTCGATTCTTATTGCTGATTAGCAATGGAAATTTTCCCTGGAGAATTCCCCGTAGAGGCTGGCtgaattcattcatttgattGGCGTATCTTCCAGAACAATTGTGttttcattcacaatgataTATCCCAAATATCTCGACTCATTTGTGAACAATACAGACCTGCATCCATTTCAAAAGGATATGTCTTCTTTTCTCCTATAAGTTCAAGGTAAAGATATATTCTTACACTTGCCTATGAAGAGAACTTGAGTTTTGAGAGCGCTGATACAAATTCATGAAtgagaaacaaaaatttgtCTGGTTTTTCGTAACGCACTGGTTGCCATGAATTCCATGAATGCATTCAATTCCCTTTCAGCAGACCGACCAACATAAACCCATATCTGCGGTCATCCAAACGACATTCTTCAATTACAATACCACATCCCACCTCGTGTTCCAACAGAGCCTCTGTTTATAGCGCGTTATTTTTACGGCTTTGGCTACGAACGACTTTCGCACATAAAAATATAACGCCCTCGCTTTAAATCCGCTTCAGCGCCAAAAACGCCCCAACAACCACCGGAAATTTCAAATGCTAACCCTAAACTACACGGTTGATAGTTTTCCCCATTTATTTTGCGCTTCGTCTCACTCCAACTGTAGATAAGAACGTATAAAGGAAATTAAGGGCTGTTCTCACCAGTGCAGATCTTCTTTTTGTTCTTCCGAAGCTCTGGTGGGTACAAAATCGTCAAAGTTCGCAGAACGAGGTAGAACTATCCTTGAACTAACTCCCTTCGGTAGATCGCAACCTCAGGTATCTCCATCAAGGTGAAGACAACGACTATTTACCATATAATGGGGCAGTAACCGAGTCTATTTAATATCTTGATATCACGCTACTGCTATAAATTCAGACGGTCTTCACAATGGACAACGTATGCCACCATATGTTCTCATGCAGAAATTCCAAGAAGTGGTCTAACAAGGCGACTAAGATACAAGACACATCGTGCACCGTCTTTGGTACGAGCGATGTCAACAAAAAAGTAGAATTCGAAAGTTGTTCTCTCTCGGGAATTCTCGGTTTTATTGGATTGCGTACCGTACACTGGGATTTTCAGTATGCGATATGAATCTGAGGCAATTTATATCCGCTGCATTCTTCGGGTGCTTCTGTTTCTTTTTTTATCGAACTTTGGCGAGCGCTTTTATCTCATTCATGGATTCTCTTGATGAAAATATGCGAATTGATGCCCCAAATTATTGTTGGAAACTGGAAGAAAAGGCATTTAATTAACGTAATTCACTTTCTTTTGTTGGCCTTGCATTCTCCTGTGACCAGTTGAAGCTTGTGGAAACTCGATCTCATAACGTTTCTTTTACAGCATAGTGACGGCGAGAAGAGCGACCAGGACTTGGTGGTCGACGACGCGTCCGAAGATCCAATATCTCCACCAAACGGTACTGCGTCACCGAGGGAAAACGGCTTGGACAAACTGAACGCCAAGAAGGATCATCCGGGTCCGCACAGCCCCCGTTCAGGTACGTCCAGTAACGCATCGACGCCATCGACCAAAAAATTGGACGGCGACAAGCCCAGTACACCGATTTCCAAACCGGTAACTCCGACATCGGCCGCTGGACCGTCCAGTGGCGCTGGAGGTCTCAAGCCAGTCGTCAAACCGCCGACGCTTGGTCAGTATCCGCCCTACCTGGCGGGTATTTCAAATGGTAAGATGATCATTATTCGACCATTTGAGAGAACGAACATAAGGCtcgttcgtagagtggttcacagcGGTTGTGAACTGtgcagagcaagcgcaattccatttcagggtgacgaaaatccatttgcgcttgctctgtatagTTCACAACCTTCGGCTTGTTCGTAAAGTGGTTcaaaacggttgtgaactgtacagagcaagcgcgaTTCCTTTTTACTgtgacgaaaatccatttgcgcttgctctgtatagTTCACAACCTTCGGCTTGTTCGttgagtggttcacaacggttgtgaactgcaCAGAGCAAGCGcgattccattttagggtgacgaaaatccatttgcgcttgctctgtatagTTCACAACCTTCGGCTTGTCCGttgagtggttcacaacggttgtgaactgcaCAGAGCAAGCGcgattccattttagggtgacgaaaatccatttgcgcttgctctgtatagTTCACAACCTTCGGCTTGTCCGttgagtggttcacaacggttgtgaactgcaCAGAGCAAGCGCGATTCCATTTTAGAgtgacgaaaatccatttgcgcttgctctgtatagTTCACAACCTTCGGCTTGTCCGttgagtggttcacaacggttgtgaactgcacagagcaagcgcaattccattttagggagacgaaaatccatttgcgcttgctctgcaTAGTTCACAATCTTTAGCTTGTTCATTGAGTGATTCACAATGGTTGTGAACTGTActgagcaagcgcaattccgtTTTAGGgtgacgaaaatccatttgcgcttgctctgtatagTTCACAACCTTTGGCtttttcgtagagtggttcacagcggttgtgaactgtacagagcaagcgcaattccattttagggagacgaaaatccatttgcgcttgctctgcaTAGTTCACAATCTTTAGCTTGTTCATTGAGTGATTCACAATGGTTGTGAACTGCACAGAGCAAGCGcgattccattttagggtgacgaaaatccatttgcgcttgctctgtatagTTCACAACCTTCGGCTTGTCCGttgagtggttcacaacggttgtgaactgcaCAGAGCAAGCGCGATTCCATTTTAGAgtgacgaaaatccatttgcgcttgctctgtatagTTCACAACCTTCGGCTTGTCCGttgagtggttcacaacggttgtgaactgcacagagcaagcgcaattccattttagggagacgaaaatccatttgcgcttgctctgcaTAGTTCACAATCTTTAGCTTGTTCATTGAGTgattcacaacggttgtgaactgtacagagcaagcgcaattccattttagggtgacgaaaatccatttgcgcttgttCTGTATAGTTCACAACCTTCGGCTTGTTCGTacagtggttcacaacggttgtgaactgtacagagcaagcgcaatttcattttagggtgacgaaaatccatttgcgcttgctctgtatagTTCACAACCTTTGGCTTGTTCGttgagtggttcacaacggttgtgaactgtacagagcaagcgcaattccattttactgtgacgaaaatccatttgcgcttgctctgtatagttcacaacctttggcttgttcgtagagtggttcacaacggttgtgaactgtacagagcaagcgcaattccattttagggtgacgaaaatccatttgcgcttgctctgtatagttcacaaccttcggcttgttcgtagagtggttcacaacggttgtgaactgtacagagcaagcgcaattccattttagggtgacGAAAATcgatttgcgcttgctctgtatagttcacaacctttggcttgttcgtagagtggttcacaacggttgtgaactgtacagagcgagcgcaattccattttagggtgacAAAAATcgatttgcgcttgctctgtatagttcacaacctttggcttgttcgtagagtggatcaaaacggttgtgaactgtacagaacaagcgcaattccattttagggtgacgaaaatccatttgcgcttgctctgtgtagtccacaaccgttgtgaaccactctacgagcAAGCCTATCAGTAGTATAGTTTCGAGTCAAGGCATCATCATTTCGATTTGAATTTCGCGCCAGTTTAACGACCATAGGCAGATTGGAGTTCCTCATCTCACCTTTCTCTCTTTTCGAAACATGTTTGCATTGATTGGATATGACTGTAATGGAATATTTTGCAGGCGCTGCGCCACATGAACTGCAGGCTGCTGCCGCCGCTGCTGGAGCATATGGTGGACTACACAACAACCTGCCACCTGCTTTGAACAATTACCCGAGGCCACCACTACAAGTCGGGTACGATCCTCATTCGCAGATGAGGGCACCAGTGGTACCAGGACTGGGGATTCCTGGTGGAAAACCGTAAGTGTAAATTTTGAATTAAACAATTATTATCTTTATTCGAAAAGTTCGAATGAATGGTTGCACCTTGGTTCTTGACGAACCaactattgcacatcgtagcagcttgttttcctTTGATATGGGAGTTCGTCACTAATATCCAAGCAACTGAGACTTGGCAACGAATTTGAATGTTTTCAGTTTTGACTATTTCTACTTGTGGGTCCTTCTATCTTCCACTGGTTGAAGCCTATTCATCgcgccttggttttgtcaataatTTGCTCAATATGACTTTTTAAAGTCAGTCCTTTGTCATTTTTGAACCCATTTGGAAGACTTCAGAATCGAAGACAAATTCGCAGCTTCTTTTTTTCAGTGTGTTAtatgaaaaatctttttttccagAGCCTATTCCTTTCATGTGAGTGCAGAGGGCCAGATGCAACCCGTTCCATTCCCTCCTGATGCCTTAATAGGACCGGGAATACCCAGGCACGCGCGGCAAATAAATACTCTGAGCCATGGCGAGGTGGTTTGTGCGGTCACGATATCGAACCCAACGAAATACGTCTACACCGGAGGAAAGGGGTGCGTCAAGGTCTGGGACATCAGTCAGCCCGGATCCAAGAGTCCTGTCTCGCAATTAGATTGCCTGGTGAGTATATTCGCAGATTATTTCCATGGCGTTCCTCAGGGTTCCCATTTGGTCCCCGAATTATTCCCTCCAGTACATATCCTATCCAATAGACCTGTCTGGATTAAACTTCGCCACGTACAAATGGCTTTTTGATACGTCTATAAGCTTGGTTGGGAGTTCACAAGCTATTCTAACAGAAGGGTACTTGTTGTCTCACCTAGATTCAAGCAGAATGGTTGCCAACCACTTAGTTGTCAGTAGGTTCTCTTTACATTCTTCACCTGCTTCATAGAGCGCTTATTGAGAGCTCGTCAATGATTCCGTAAATCCCAACATCCTCTGTTGTAGGAAAGCAGAGGTTTCTCCATAAAAACAGATCAAGGTTGGTTGTAAAATCCTAGACATAAATGAATCCCATAATCCTGTGCGACAACGACCTGTTTAATTAGTACTCTTATCCTTGTAAGAACCATAGTTAGTCAGTTAAAGATTCAACAATTGCTCAAGCTAGTTATTCAACCTTCTTGGACCTTACAATACAAGAGGATGATATTTTAGTTTGCAGCTTGAGCAAATACAAAATTTTGGCAGAAACTTGTagaatattgtagatattaaaaGCTACCTCCTGGAGTCGATGCACAAACTGCACAAATGCATTGATCTAAGAAAGATGTAGAGGGTCTTAGAGGATATGTGGTCATCCTTCAACATATATTGGTGCATCAGTTCAGTAAACTTaccatttttccttttccagcAAAGAGATAACTATATAAGGTCAGTCAAACTTCTACCAGACGGAAGAACCCTGATAGTCGGAGGAGAAGCTAGCAATCTTTCAATATGGGATCTGGCCAGCCCCACGCCACGCATCAAGGCGGAGCTCACCTCGAGCGCGCCAGCCTGCTACGCCCTCGCCATCAGCCCCGACTCCAAAGTGTGCTTCAGCTGCTGCAGCGACGGAAACATAGCCGTCTGGGACCTGCACAATCAGACGCTCGTAAGGCAGTTCCAAGGACACACGGATGGCGCTTCCTGCATAGACATTTCGGCCGACGGCACCAAGCTATGGACCGGTGGACTAGACAATACCGTCCGTAGCTGGGACTTGAGAGAGGGCAGACAGCTCCAACAACACGACTTCAGTTCGCAGATCTTCTCATTGGGGTATTGTCCCACCGGCGAGTGGCTAGCCGTTGGCATGGAGAACTCCAACGTTGAAGTTCTGCATGCCTCCAAGCCGGACAAGTATCAGCTCCACCTGCACGAAAGTTGCGTTTTGAGCCTCAGGTTCGCCGCGTGCGGCAAGTGGTTCGTCTCGACCggcaaggacaacttgctgaaCGCCTGGAGAACACCCTATGGAGCTAGCATATTCCAGGTAACTATACATCACCTTATTCTTCAGCGGACGTCTTCTCCCTGAGGTTTTTCCTACGGAGTTTAGATTCTTTGCATGACATTATTGTAAACCTAGTGtgaaataggcaagaacaacatggtctctttagtctgggtcactctggaatcaaagaaAACGAAGAGGCTAAACACACACGCCAGAAAGGGAGCACAACCTCCATTTACCAGCCCAGAACTTTTCCGTGGTATAGGAGAAAAAGGGAGAAACCAAAAGAGTaacactctggaggaatcttccaagATTTTTCGGGGTTTTGAAAACTGCATGATCCAAGAAATAtttggatctcagtaagaataAGTTACGCCTTCTCGCTGTCTTCCTCACAGGATATTGTCGCCTAAGGAAGCATATGAGGAGAAgtatcagaaactgacgagagTAGATTATGTTGGGAAGAGGAGGAAACTTCTGTTCATCTTGTTACAAAATGCCTCGCCCTTGCAAGCCTAtgcaaggaatgtcttggacgaaAAAATTATTGGAGGATTGACTTAGCCTCTTTAAAGCACTCTCAGacactggagttcattggaactctggagaTAGAGGGCTAGCTGTAGAGGTGCTTTTTAAGTAGTAGGGAGGTGTTGCATCTTCTTACTACCCTGGAAAATGGCTCTTTGAAGCCCTCGCAGATACTGATACCCTCTTTGATAGCAAGGACGGTTCCAGAGGGTTAGGGGGGACTTTCGCATTTTTATTATGGTAGAGTTAGGATATTTATCGTAGAATTCAAATCTAGACTGAGCGAAatcgaaattattatttttttttacagtctAAGGAATCATCGAGTGTGCTGAGTTGTGACATCTCAGCGGATGACAAATACATAGTGACAGGTTCCGGTGACAAGAAGGCGACCGTCTACGAAGTgatctattaaaaaaaaaacgttaggTTTATTGATGGTTTCGTTGGACGACCAGTTCGAATAAAAGTGCAAGACTTCAGTAGATTAATAAAAGAAATGTGATACTTATCTATAATTACTATTTTCTGGTTGGAAATTTATGagttgattgaaatttttaagTGATCTGACGCTTGAAGGGTTTGTTGATTTCGGTGATCTCCATGACAATTTGATGATATATAGTTATCCAATTTGTATATATCAGGatcagaagatgaagaagagTTGGAACAAGTTGGTGGCCATCCAACGCATGAActctaaaatgaataattttaacTTTGAATATTGTAAATACAACTGACGAAAATGAGCAcattgttttttgttatttaaTATGTAGCGCATTATCGAGAATGCAAACAAGATAAAGACAAATGTATATTATCTATATATTTGTAATTAATGCTATTTTAGCGAAGTGTGAAATTCCGAAGTATCTCAGTGTTGCTCCAACTTCGCATGTGCAAAATAGTACCTTTTATGTATATCAATGTGTTTTCGTTCTCCAACTAGATAGCATTTAATACATCCTGAATTTATGTTATAGATTTGTAgataactgaaatattttattcttgtttttattttcatatttgataATTATAGgtttcttttttctttcttaGATACTTATGTGAGCATTGTGACAAAAACAATGACATTCATTCAACAGGATTTCTTTCGAAATCACCACAATCTTCGAATTATGAAGTCAATATCAATTGTTCAGTATTTCGTATCTTTTGTAATAAAAGACATCAACATTGCATACCTCAGCAGAACAAGAGAAACAATAGCCCAGATGTATTTTTACCAGAAATCGAAAATAAATTATGTTATTTTCATTCTTAAGTGAGATTTTTTTTTCGCCCTACCATGAAGCATTTTCGTGAATTCCAAGGGTTTTCTTCGTTCATCTACATCGAATAAAGAGAAATTAAACACAATCTTACTAAGAGACTGAGTTACACACAAATCTCGGTTGTGAAAAGGTTTTTCTAGTTTTTTTTTAGGAATGGGATAATTCTCGAGTTGATAAATCAGAAGTTTCTGACTACTCAGTATGGGAAAACATTCACTACGGTGAAGTAGAGAGGAAGTTTGGGAAAGGGAACCCAAAACCACCGCTAGACCGCTCTTCGATCGTCTTACAGGCAGAAATATTGGCAATCCAAAGATGTATCAGAAATgttacattcattcattgctgaatctcgttgcCGAGattgaatctacaaaaagacaaaaaaagactatcggtgcgatcaaatttataatttcccagggctagttgcgactgtgtgtcctgtgactgaagagacccaaccgtgacctacagatcctttcacactccgggcatagatagtcaccaaccagatctggccgccgctgtatttttCGAGTCtgcattataactgtggaccaaagacctccactgtgatctatctaacgctagttctTCTCAGTtagattggcattaactgattatagggattgatgcagtatatccttaaaccgcttatactggcctcctggtttccgagctccctctgtgaattcgcagtATAGAGCgtttttggggagtcttgtgtcttgcatcctcagaatgtggcagctccatctgagtcgggcactcgttacttgagtctcaattgttgtacaactcgcgcgctgcaagacttctgcatttgaaacattatttgtcttagctttggaaggaccactgctttgtaaacagctgtcctcgtcttcagattgaggttgtGATTTTGAAACGCTCTGCCTTTTATTTTCTagaatgcctgtgatgccgaactgatacggttgtgtatttccgtgtccaggttagccctagtatttatgaagctttccaagcatttgaactgctcgacctgttcttgAGTTTCATCCtctaggctgatatctgtttgtgagctttctggcggacttaccaggattttggttttgccaATATTGAATCTGAGGCCTAAGGctttgtatatatgtttatagggagtccagctttcgcttccgtgaagaagcgttgtgACATTGCAATTCTGGCAGTCAGGCTTTGATCAAAGCACTAAGCTCGCACGTTATCGATTCTCAGGGTTTGTTCATACAGCGTTACTGAGAATTAATATCTAAGAAAGTGACCAATCTGATTGGCAGATCGCGTTCACGTGTTTGCCGTTAGATTTGTCCCTTCcttaggtcttagttcttagtaactTTGAATAAACCAACCATAAGATGATGGAAGTGGCCAATACACTTTTCAGGCAAGGCGCAGAAACTCCTTTCATTGGCCAggaacctttctgtggtatagaaaATGTACCTAGAGGAAAGAGAttcaggagaaggaaaaaaccGAAAGAGGATTACTCTGGAGAAATCTTCTGagactggaacactcaaaaaagTACCTTGGGGACTTAAAAACAGCGAGATCTAGCAAATATTGGTGAGcaatcaatttctgattcgaggggaaACAATTTTTCCGCTTTTTTCATCTCCGTAACTTCACCCCCCAAACGGAAGTTTATGGATGATTTGCAAACTCGAATTattaatgaatgccgtcaaattacaccagaaattAGAGTAATGTACGTGAACTTTTTCAGCAAAAGTTGTattactgcatggaagtgaatatttgctatttccagcattaaataaagtaatcacaaaagtaagtactctttcactattttacctgtcatttcgttatcgatgaaaatttttaagtgaaatttcaagatcagAGAGTACTCGAAAAGATCTTCAAAATGAGTTATCGTAAcacctattcaaaatcaagtggttgtgctcacccccgttagggggtggcagttacggggatgcaaagagcggaaaCGTTTTTTTCCCCTCGAATTAGAAATTGACTGGTCCGAGcgattttcacattttcattttaaaacccGAAAACCGAGGtgttatattttcatttctgatatgaaaaatatgatatttttgAGGATCTCTCAGTATTTTGCTCTATTTttcgttcatttattttttgttcttcTGAGCGAAGAAAATATTCTGATTGAGCATTGAGTATATAAAATACTTTTTTAATACTCACTGGATTGAGTCCATCATATAGGCGTATTCGCCATTTTGTATCTTTGGAAAGACATCGGGAATTGGAAAATCACCATAATCTCGTCATTTCTGGAACGAAAAAGCATTTTAAGGGAAGAAAAGATTTAGAATCTCCTGAAAAGCAACTTAGTTGAATCTCTGATAACTACAAGAGATATTTATTAATGCAACAGTAAAGGCAagagaaattattcaatttcgaaaatcctgCTTGTATGCCGAATGAAAAAAAGGTCCAttcgactttcttatatgaaaaattcgagaaaaattacCGTATACAAGTTCAAGGAACGAAAATTCCTAATTTATCTCAAAATTGTAACATGGTTTTGATTTTGGATTACCCTCCATAGTTTTCATACTACAGATACATACGTACAGATTTCTATTGAAATGAAGGCATAAATTTGAAATGGTGAGtccaaaatatgaagaaaattctGGTCCAGCCCCCTGGCACTACAGATAAACTCGTGCAGATGGCGTAACCTACACAGAAGCGACCCTAATATGCCGAAATGTTAAGGACCATGTTGATCGAAGTGCTCCAGCATCCCTTGCGATGAATTATCCGAATTACAGAAGAGAAATCCAATATTTTTCTAAGGAATGGATTCGTTCAATGATCCACCAATGTTCatgaatgaaatgaacttttaCCACCTGTGAATGGTAGGTATAGCTGAGCTGAGTGGATTTGGAAAAGAGATGTTTTAAGAATTACAGTATAGGCATTCAAAGAGTGTTATAATCTGGGGAAAATTTCTTTAATTTGTTTTTTAGCAACAGAATATGCATTGGaatggtgaaaatttcaaagaatcaaacaattcaataaattttcgcATAATACGATCTCATGGGAGCATTCATAGATACCAATGTCCCAACTTCCGGATGATTTTTGGAAGAATTCTTCGGAATTTGCATAAAGTGGGATAAGTTCCTCTTTCTCCCTTGTGGTTGGTCCATTAATCACACTGGCGTATTCGATTTTGGACAGGAAATTCACACGGTGTCTGTTCGGAACCAATAACCGAAAATACTCAGGTATATGGTCTGAAACCGCATACCTACTTCAAGGTGATTAAAAAAAGGTTACCGCTGGAGCAGCTGCTAAATGGAACAAAATGCTCTGGCAcctgaaatacattttttttgcaCGAACGGTTTTTTTGTAGACAACCCTGCGAATAACCCACAATATTCTATGTTCAATATGTTGGGAAAAAAATACCTTCTCTAATCAGTCTTTTTTTATCTGAGACAGAATCCAGTCATACGAAAGTCACTGTATTTGGTACACAGGAAAATTGTTGAACCGTTGGAAAGtccattcaattgaaaaattttcttgcCTTTTGCctattgcaattttttcatggaACGCAAGATTTTTAGAGACATAATTCAGAGGGCTATAACACAGAAAGAGTGGGCCTGATTTTTGCTGTAATGTTTTAtaatttgaccagttctaccttctgtaaaaaaacctcacctttaaatacctGTATGTCTGATTTCCTCGGCAGTTTTGTGTTCCCAATATTGAGGATAAATATCGTTGCCACATTACCGAGAAATTTACAACAATTTCGGTCTGAAATACGAGCTGGAAAAATCACCACAGAACCTTCTTTGAAATTTGGGCAAAGGAAAAGGCGCACCAATTAATTTTTTGTCGGATTTAACCTTTCAACTCTATCGGTTGATGATGAAAGGAAGCCCAGGTACATTTCCAATTAGCTCGACAAACATTTCTTTGAAAACGGAGATCGTTAAACGGCTTCAAGGTTGACGAAGTCAGTCACTAAAAAGATCGATAAGTTTCGATCTATTACATGGTCTGTGATTGTATAATTACTGCTTGGTCTGGGTACCGTGGTTGAGGATCAGAAGATAATCGAACCAACGCTGTTCTTCAGACATGTAAAATCCATTTGCCAATCGTGGTCACCTTGTTTTGTTGGTTTTATCTGTCGATCTGTTTATTGGTGTGAAGAGACGTTTCATTGTTCATTCGGAATTCAACAGATTAATTAACTGTTTCATTTCAGTGTGAATCGTCTTTAAAACACAAATTGTTATTTCCTAGTGGACGAAGTTCACAAGGATTTATGTGCATTCATAACCATATTTCACAGCTTCATTAAGACATATATACTACAttgatatgaaaaataaaacgtAGTATATACAAATATTAAGTCCTTTTTATTCTATGCAATCATTTACCTCAAAATAAAGCTGTTACAGAATATATGTCTTGGAATTGATTATTTAAAACGCCTGTTTGAATAGAGTGGCAATCATGATCATCTTCAGAGTTTACCTCCAACCACCTTCAAGATGATACTGTGAAAAAAGCAATTGAAGTTGCGTAATTTCTTCTATTCAATTTCAGGGTTTTATGATGGAGAAtaatcaaaagaaatacttataatttcataaataaaacaTTCCTCAGAATACGGATTGTAAATGAATAGTA includes the following:
- the LOC123315813 gene encoding protein groucho-like isoform X1, with the translated sequence MYPSAGMNAAAAAAAVAARHPGPPQPGQPFKFTVGESCDRIKEEFNFLQAQYHNLKLECEKLASEKIEIQRHYVMYYEMSYGLNVEMHKQTEIAKRLNGIIAQILPFLSQDHQQQVATAVERAKQVTMSELNAIIGQQRPDLPRLLQQMHAQQLPSHAAPPLPMMPHPGLAGAPPSSAASLLGLSGALGAPGQHPLAMLAGKPDMHRSDDVKSNSGINSAEERHRNSISPGDREKYRSRTPQENEHKKAKKEEKDMGHVSIKHSDGEKSDQDLVVDDASEDPISPPNGTASPRENGLDKLNAKKDHPGPHSPRSGTSSNASTPSTKKLDGDKPSTPISKPVTPTSAAGPSSGAGGLKPVVKPPTLGQYPPYLAGISNGAAPHELQAAAAAAGAYGGLHNNLPPALNNYPRPPLQVGYDPHSQMRAPVVPGLGIPGGKPAYSFHVSAEGQMQPVPFPPDALIGPGIPRHARQINTLSHGEVVCAVTISNPTKYVYTGGKGCVKVWDISQPGSKSPVSQLDCLQRDNYIRSVKLLPDGRTLIVGGEASNLSIWDLASPTPRIKAELTSSAPACYALAISPDSKVCFSCCSDGNIAVWDLHNQTLVRQFQGHTDGASCIDISADGTKLWTGGLDNTVRSWDLREGRQLQQHDFSSQIFSLGYCPTGEWLAVGMENSNVEVLHASKPDKYQLHLHESCVLSLRFAACGKWFVSTGKDNLLNAWRTPYGASIFQSKESSSVLSCDISADDKYIVTGSGDKKATVYEVIY
- the LOC123315813 gene encoding transducin-like enhancer protein 4 isoform X2, whose translation is MYPSAGMNAAAAAAAVAARHPGPPQPGQPFKFTVGESCDRIKEEFNFLQAQYHNLKLECEKLASEKIEIQRHYVMYYEMSYGLNVEMHKQTEIAKRLNGIIAQILPFLSQDHQQQVATAVERAKQVTMSELNAIIGQQRPDLPRLLQQMHAQQLPSHAAPPLPMMPHPGLAGAPPSSAASLLGLSGALGAPGQHPLAMLAGKPDMHRSDDVKSNSGINSAEERHRNSISPGDREKYRSRTPQENEHKKAKKEEKDMGHHSDGEKSDQDLVVDDASEDPISPPNGTASPRENGLDKLNAKKDHPGPHSPRSGTSSNASTPSTKKLDGDKPSTPISKPVTPTSAAGPSSGAGGLKPVVKPPTLGQYPPYLAGISNGAAPHELQAAAAAAGAYGGLHNNLPPALNNYPRPPLQVGYDPHSQMRAPVVPGLGIPGGKPAYSFHVSAEGQMQPVPFPPDALIGPGIPRHARQINTLSHGEVVCAVTISNPTKYVYTGGKGCVKVWDISQPGSKSPVSQLDCLQRDNYIRSVKLLPDGRTLIVGGEASNLSIWDLASPTPRIKAELTSSAPACYALAISPDSKVCFSCCSDGNIAVWDLHNQTLVRQFQGHTDGASCIDISADGTKLWTGGLDNTVRSWDLREGRQLQQHDFSSQIFSLGYCPTGEWLAVGMENSNVEVLHASKPDKYQLHLHESCVLSLRFAACGKWFVSTGKDNLLNAWRTPYGASIFQSKESSSVLSCDISADDKYIVTGSGDKKATVYEVIY
- the LOC123315813 gene encoding transducin-like enhancer protein 3-B isoform X3, with protein sequence MYPSAGMNAAAAAAAVAARHPGPPQPGQPFKFTVGESCDRIKEEFNFLQAQYHNLKLECEKLASEKIEIQRHYVMYYEMSYGLNVEMHKQTEIAKRLNGIIAQILPFLSQDHQQQVATAVERAKQVTMSELNAIIGQQRPDLPRLLQQMHAQQLPSHAAPPLPMMPHPGLAGAPPSSAASLLGLSGALGAPGQHPLAMLAGKPDMHRSDDVKSNSGINSAEERHRNSISPGDREKYRSRTPQENEHKKAKKEEKDMGHVSIKHSDGEKSDQDLVVDDASEDPISPPNGTASPRENGLDKLNAKKDHPGPHSPRSGAAPHELQAAAAAAGAYGGLHNNLPPALNNYPRPPLQVGYDPHSQMRAPVVPGLGIPGGKPAYSFHVSAEGQMQPVPFPPDALIGPGIPRHARQINTLSHGEVVCAVTISNPTKYVYTGGKGCVKVWDISQPGSKSPVSQLDCLQRDNYIRSVKLLPDGRTLIVGGEASNLSIWDLASPTPRIKAELTSSAPACYALAISPDSKVCFSCCSDGNIAVWDLHNQTLVRQFQGHTDGASCIDISADGTKLWTGGLDNTVRSWDLREGRQLQQHDFSSQIFSLGYCPTGEWLAVGMENSNVEVLHASKPDKYQLHLHESCVLSLRFAACGKWFVSTGKDNLLNAWRTPYGASIFQSKESSSVLSCDISADDKYIVTGSGDKKATVYEVIY